One genomic window of Pelmatolapia mariae isolate MD_Pm_ZW linkage group LG5, Pm_UMD_F_2, whole genome shotgun sequence includes the following:
- the emp3a gene encoding epithelial membrane protein 3, with product MVFLLISLVVLHLLSLAMLVIATLEKTWWVWTESEVSNLWHYCMYDNATEAWLCSATNESDWLQSIQALMVLSVVFSSISFLVFLGQLFTMSRGSLFYITGLCQAFAGFTDFAACLIFTFHRKEIFDDSRVLNKGHFGYCFILAWLCVPLLLVSGVLYIHLRKKQ from the exons ATGGTCTTCCTACTCATCTCCTTAGTGGTGCTGCATTTGCTCTCCTTGGCCATGCTTGTCATTGCCACCCTTGAGAAG acCTGGTGGGTTTGGACAGAATCAGAAGTCTCCAACCTCTGGCATTACTGCATGTATGACAATGCCACTGAAGCCTGGTTGTGTTCTGCTACCAATGAAAGTG ACTGGCTGCAGTCTATCCAGGCCCTCATGGTCCTCTCTGTGGTCTTCTCCTCAATCTCCTTCCTGGTTTTTCTGGGTCAGCTGTTCACCATGTCCAGAGGAAGCCTGTTCTACATCACGGGCCTCTGTCAGGCCTTTGCAG GTTTCACGGACTTTGCCGCTTGCCTCATCTTCACCTTCCACAGAAAGGAGATTTTTGATGACTCAAGAGTCTTGAACAAAGGACACTTTGGCTACTGTTTCATCCTGGCGTGGCTGTGCGTCCCCTTGCTTCTCGTGAG